From Chaetodon auriga isolate fChaAug3 chromosome 10, fChaAug3.hap1, whole genome shotgun sequence, a single genomic window includes:
- the dpm1 gene encoding dolichol-phosphate mannosyltransferase subunit 1, with protein sequence MASRKTSHQNRDNGDKYSILLPTYNERENLPLIVWLLVKYLGESGFNYEIIVIDDGSPDGTLEVAEQLQKIYGEDKILLRPRAKKLGLGTAYIHGMKHATGNFIFIMDADLSHHPKFIPEFIEKQKEGDYDLVSGTRYRGDGGVYGWDLRRKLISRGANFLAQVLLRPGASDLTGSFRLYKRKVLESLVERCVSKGYVFQMEMIVRARQLHYTIGEVPISFVDRVYGESKLGGNEIVSYAKGLLTLFATT encoded by the exons ATGGCAAGCCGAAAAACGTCGCACCAAAACCGAGACAATGGGGACAAGTACTCGATACTGTTACCTACCTACAACGAAAGGGAAAATCTACCTTTGATAGTGTGGCTTTTGGTGAAATATCTCGGTGAAAG TGGGTTTAACTACGAGATCATTGTCATCGACGATGGAAGCCCAGATGGGACACTGGAGGTGGCTGAGCAGCTGCAAAAGATTTATGGAGAAGATAAAATA CTTCTACGACCAAGAGCGAAAAAGTTAGGCCTGG GCACTGCCTACATCCACGGCATGAAGCACGCCACCGggaacttcatcttcatcatggaTGCAGATCTTTCTCATCAT ccCAAATTTATCCCAGAATTTATTGA AAAGCAGAAGGAGGGTGATTACGACCTGGTGTCTGGTACTCGATACCGAGGGGACGGAGGCGTGTACGGCTGGGATCTGCGCAGGAAGCTCATCAG TCGGGGGGCCAACTTTTTGGCTCAAGTGTTACTGAGACCCGGTGCTTCAGACCTCACAGGCAGCTTCAG GCTGTACAAGAGGAAGGTGTTGGAGAGTCTAGTTGAGCGGTGCGTGTCCAAAGGGTACGTCTTTCAGATGGAGATGATCGTCCGCGCCAGACAGCTCCACTACACAATTGGAGAA GTGCCCATTTCCTTTGTGGATCGAGTTTATGGAGAGTCCAAACTTGGAGGGAATGAGATTGTGTCATATGCAAAAGGACTGCTCACACTCTTTGCCACGACATGA
- the adnpb gene encoding activity-dependent neuroprotector homeobox b, producing MFQLPVNNLGSLRKARKNVKKVLGDIGLEFCRDHLEDYKDFTPPEVYIKHTTWEDVCMWEPSHTKVQDYRSKPFCCSGCLFSSKYFSAYKSHFRNVHSEDFENNILLNCPYCTYNGNKKTLETHIKLFHMPNNTVRQGPGGMVAGAGGIMMKDGVLKRTGDSVEQAVYYCKKCTYRDPLYNVVRKHIYREHFQQVAQPYIVKPGEKTNAQNGGTAGPTGNTESNNTNNVNINQIHCKKCLFVPRTYEALVQHVIEDHERIGYQVTAMIGHTSVIVPRPKPIIMIPPKTQGDKTIIGMGPKGAVMATTRSPGSQQLGRVVIASKTGLSSGLLSGMKHDAVRLKAGGTHSFSVGSQQVRVSLPGNAQVSVPQQSHAAKQLISGGGLRNPVVGSASSSLRSNPLGSRVQAAATTVASVTAKKSGSSVLGTSYTQKWKICTICNELFPENVYSSHFEKEHKAEKVPAVANYIMKIHNFTSKCLYCNRYLPSDTLLNHMLIHGLSCPHCRATFNDVEKMVAHMRMSHPDESVGPRTDSPLTFDLTLQQGNPKNVQLIVTTYNMRDAPEESVAFHAQNNNTSVSSALSASLISGKRLMPQPPLKPPSGATDSAPTKSTPQASVPYKRDVGKTLCPLCFSILKGPISDSLAHHLRERHQVIQTVHPVEKKLTYKCIHCLGVYTSNMTASTITLHLVHCRGVGKSQNGQDSRAAHSSRVGQAQSSALKRASFDCSDTSAPKRRRPGPPGERAHPRDSNGPSTFVENPDEPVVMALDPKGHENESYESRKAFLTQYFNRAPYPTQREVEKLAASLWLWKSDISSHFVNRRRKCVQDCETQNASVLLGFSMHELCKVNHELAFEQDGTYEGRNGKRRTSRTHMGVSEQALRRHRELVAANGGVALPRKGKPAGTVEGTKAKPTAPKSNSASRDQTKTINSTLPQKMPLDLSEPIAIDSDSDEEEQQRDNKEREEEVRPHGNKQLTGAKERIEPRTESKIISDLDDMSDDDDDDEDDEDDDEDEDEEEHVENGFGPTEGTGRHAAKGRDTLPIIIPKFVPSSARGGRDRAQLGKQQV from the exons ATGTTCCAGCTCCCTGTCAATAACCTAGGCAGTCTGCGGAAAGCAAGGAAAAATGTCAAGAAGGTCCTGGGAGACATCGGCTTGGAGTTCTGTAGAGATCACCTAGAG GACTATAAAGACTTCACTCCTCCAGAGGTTTATATCAAGCACACTACATGGgaagatgtgtgcatgtgggaaCCATCACATACCAAAGTCCAg gacTACAGATCAAAGCCTTTCTGCTGCTCCGGCTGCCTCTTTTCATCCAAGTACTTCTCCGCATACAAGAGCCACTTCCGCAATGTCCACAGTGAGGACTTTGAGAACAACATTCTCCTCAACTGCCCCTACTGCACTTACAATGGCAACAAAAAGACTCTGGAAACGCACATCAAACTTTTCCACATGCCTAACAACACTGTGCGGCAGGGTCCCGGTGGAATGGTGGCGGGAGCTGGTGGGATCATGATGAAGGATGGGGTGCTGAAGAGGACCGGGGACAGTGTGGAACAGGCAGTGTACTACTGCAAGAAGTGCACCTACAGGGACCCTTTGTACAATGTAGTGCGAAAGCATATCTACCGGGAACACTTCCAGCAAGTGGCCCAGCCCTACATCGTGAAACCAGGAGAGAAGACAAATGCTCAGAATGGTGGCACAGCAGGACCCACAGGGAACACAGAGAGTAATAACACAAACAATGTTAACATTAACCAGATTCATTGCAAGAAGTGTCTGTTTGTTCCAAGGACCTACGAGGCACTTGTTCAACACGTCATTGAGGACCATGAGAGGATTGGCTACCAGGTGACTGCCATGATTGGGCACACCAGTGTGATAGTCCCCCGTCCCAAACCGATCATCATGATCCCCCCTAAAACTCAAGGAGACAAGACCATCATTGGGATGGGCCCTAAAGGGGCAGTAATGGCCACTACCAGGTCTCCTGGCTCACAGCAGCTGGGTCGAGTGGTCATCGCATCAAAGACAGGCTTGAGCTCAGGTCTTCTATCTGGGATGAAACATGATGCAGTACGATTAAAGGCCGGGGGCACCCACTCATTCTCTGTTGGCAGTCAGCAGGTGAGGGTTTCCTTACCAGGGAATGCCCAGGTTTCTGTGCCCCAGCAGTCACATGCAGCAAAGCAGCTTATTTCTGGTGGTGGCCTGAGGAATCCAGTTGTGGGCAGTGCCTCTTCCTCACTTAGATCCAACCCCCTGGGTTCACGTGTCCAGGCAGCAGCTACTACTGTAGCGTCTGTCACGGCCAAGAAAAGCGGCTCCTCAGTGCTCGGCACATCCTATACCCAGAAGTGGAAAATCTGCACTATCTGCAATGAGCTCTTCCCAGAGAATGTATACAGTTCTCATTTTGAGAAAGAGCACAAAGCAGAGAAGGTGCCTGCCGTAGCCAATTACATTATGAAGATCCACAACTTCACCAGCAAGTGTCTCTACTGCAACCGCTATCTCCCCAGTGACACATTGTTAAACCACATGTTGATACATGGTCTGTCTTGCCCACACTGCCGTGCAACCTTCAATGATGTTGAGAAGATGGTGGCTCACATGCGGATGTCGCACCCAGATGAGAGCGTTGGCCCACGCACAGATTCTCCTTTGACTTTTGACCTCACTCTGCAGCAGGGCAATCCCAAGAATGTTCAGCTGATTGTCACTACCTACAACATGAGAGATGCCCCAGAGGAGTCGGTGGCGTTTCATGCTCAGAACAACAACACCTCTGTCTCATCAGCCTTGTCTGCCTCCTTAATATCAGGCAAGAGGTTAATGCCTCAGCCTCCTCTCAAACCTCCTTCAGGGGCCACTGACAGTGCACCAACCAAGAGTACCCCACAGGCTTCTGTGCCCTACAAGAGGGATGTAGGCAAGACACTGTGTCCTCTTTGCTTCTCTATCCTCAAGGGTCCAATCTCAGACTCACTGGCCCACCACCTGAGAGAGAGGCACCAGGTGATTCAGACAGTCCACCCTGTAGAAAAGAAACTGACCTACAAGTGCATTCACTGCTTGGGGGTTTATACTAGTAACATGACTGCCTCCACCATCACTCTACACTTGGTTCACTGTCGAGGTGTAGGGAAATCCCAGAATGGCCAGGACAGTCGGGCAGCTCACTCTTCTCGGGTGGGCCAGGCCCAGAGCAGCGCTCTCAAACGGGCCAGTTTTGATTGCTCTGACACTAGTGCGCCAAAACGAAGGAGGCCAGGACCTCCTGGAGAAAGGGCCCACCCACGGGATAGCAACGGTCCATCTACATTTGTAGAAAATCCTGATGAACCTGTAGTTATGGCTCTTGACCCCAAGGGTCACGAAAATGAGTCCTATGAATCCAGAAAGGCATTTCTAACCCAGTATTTCAACCGAGCGCCATATCCCACTCAACGGGAAGTGGAGAAGCTGGCAGCCAGCCTATGGCTGTGGAAGTCGGACATTTCCAGTCACTTTGTCAACAGAAGGCGGAAGTGCGTACAGGACTGTGAAACCCAGAATGCCAGTGTGTTGCTGGGGTTCAGTATGCACGAGCTCTGCAAAGTGAATCACGAGCTGGCATTTGAGCAGGATGGCACGTACGAGGGCAGAAATGGCAAGAGGCGGACATCTAGGACGCATATGGGGGTGTCAGAGCAGGCTCTCCGAAGGCACAGGGAACTTGTAGCTGCTAATGGTGGTGTGGCCCTGCCACGAAAGGGAAAGCCAGCTGGAACTGTGGAAGGTACTAAAGCAAAGCCAACTGCCCCCAAATCCAACAGTGCCAGCAGAGACCAAACCAAGACAATCAACAGCACCTTACCACAGAAAATGCCTCTAGACCTTTCTGAGCCCATTGCCATTGACTCTGACAGTgatgaggaagagcagcagagggataACAAAGAACGGGAGGAAGAGGTACGTCCCCATGGTAACAAACAGCTTACTGGAGCTAAGGAGAGAATAGAGCCGAGGACAGAGTCCAAGATTATTTCAGATCTAGACGACATGTcggacgatgatgatgacgatgaggaCGACGAAGATGATGAcgaagatgaggatgaggaggagcatGTAGAGAATGGCTTCGGGCCCACAGAGGGCACAGGAAGACATGCTGCTAAAGGAAGAGACACTCTACCAATCATTATTCCCAAGTTTGTACCATCATCTGCGAGAGGCGGGAGAGACAGAGCCCAGCTGGGCAAACAGCAGGTCTGA